One window from the genome of Cryptomeria japonica chromosome 6, Sugi_1.0, whole genome shotgun sequence encodes:
- the LOC131037461 gene encoding uncharacterized protein LOC131037461 gives MMHVSYDSFWKWGNARKKMAFVKTSSPNEASLIPEAQPMQLLNVGTGSNENHNESFGALNMLAAVAAGFLEMEDKEGIKGGCGQWEMVKPTRFRAPSSHKLVIRRTCNGALQCVSSEHQPVLKFKRADDDKEQVAVPHNHVPRFKRPRNISSKYSDFVLH, from the exons ATGATGCACGTGTCATACGACAGTTTCTGGAAATGGGGCAATGCCCGGAAGAAGATGGCATTTGTGAAAACCAGTTCTCCGAATGAGGCCTCACTAATTCCAG AAGCCCAGCCCATGCAGTTGCTGAATGTGGGTACTGGCAGTAATGAAAATCACAATGAATCCTTTGGTGCGCTTAACATGTTGGCAGCTGTAGCCGCTGGTTTTCTGGAAATGGAAGATAAGGAGGGTATAAAGGGGGGTTGTGGGCAGTGGGAAATGGTTAAGCCCACTAGATTCAGAGCACCCTCATCACATAAGCTGGTGATAAGAAGAACTTGCAACGGTGCTCTTCAATGTGTTTCTTCAGAGCATCAACCAGTTCTCAAATTCAAGAGAGCTGATGATGATAAGGAACAAGTAGCAGTCCCTCATAATCATGTTCCCAGATTCAAGAGACCTCGAAACATCAGCTCCAAATATTCGGATTTTGTTTTGCATTAG